GAATTATTGCCACTACTTAATAATCCAAATGACCATATGTACATCGAAATTTTTCCAAAGGATTTCTTGATCACTTCGTATGCTGTAAACAAACTATACTGATCTCTTCTATCAAATGATTTCATATTAACTTCAGCAAATGTAAGTACAATAATACAATTAGTTAAGCATGACAAAAACAAAGCTCCTGCTGATTCAATAGTCCCTAATgtattatatctttttaacTTCTTTGTATTGGATATCACAGACTTTTTTTTCGCAGTTAAATTcgtatgtaaataaaaaatatgagcTGATATTATACTTCCTAAAAGAGCTAAAGCATCAATTTCTTTCCCTTTAGGTATTCTCGGATATACAACACTAATGACTAGTTCTCTAAAGTTAATAGACGTCATGAAAACATTAATGAAAAAGCAAACTGCCAGTAATCCAATAAGTAAACTTAATACATTTTCTAATAACTTCACACTTTTATTCTCTAAAAAACTATAAATCAAAGCTTCAAATATAGTATAAAATATTGCTATTTTAACTGATATAccaaatattaaatttattgcTACAAAAGTTCCAACTATAGCTTGAATATGAGCTCCCCATACAGCAATTTGTAcaaatatgtataaaaaaaaagaaattttctTATCAAATTCTTTATAACAAATAGAAGCTAAATCTAAACCTGTAACATGACCAAGTTTCATAGATAAAACTTGAAATAAAAATCCAAGCAAATGACCATATATTAAAATCCACAACAAGTGATAACCCGTATAatctttttctaaatttctATCTGAAGATCTAATTAGGCCAACATTTAAATTACTACATAAATTTCCAGGATCTAAATATGCAATGGCTACTATCCATCCAGGAccaaaataattaaaacacatttttaatttttgataaaatgtaaaattttttccattttcaCTTACATCATCTAAATtatctaaaatatataatgaattatCGAAAGGTTctttatttacatttaataCTCCTTCTTgctcatttttatttttaaaaatttccaTTTGACTATCTACATTATCAATCAATTCATCGCTATCACTATTTGATGGATTCGTATCAATATTCATAGTTGATTGTGTTGAGTTTAATTTCTGCTGATATATCTGACGAACATTTTTTGTATCTATTTCAGTATTTACCAAAgttatatctttttctttataattgttattgttattatttttttcttcttttaatttatttaagttatatacttcctttttaataatttttctatcaTAATCATTATCATGAttagataattttattttttgatttatcATTTCTACTTCTTTTTGAAATGGATTTTTATTGTTGATATTGTAATCAATCATTTctatatccttttttttattaacagaTTCTATAATTGTTCTTTTGCAATCTTGCAAATCCGTATTTTTGCTTTCATTTTTCTCATAATccaaaatcatttttatatattatcaaTTTAGATTTCtatcaaatattttatatttgtttatatattatattgtcttattcttattttcttgttagatatttaatttttcattaattttcattaacATATATgtgtgtatatatatatctatattttaaaaagaaaaaaaaatttttttttatctaaattgCATATCTGAAAAATCACTACATTCACaaaaactttatattattaaatattatcatACTCATCCTAaaataactaaaaaatacaatatcattaaaaattCTTACATTAATATAATACATGAAGTAACTACATAACTTCACATAATGTAATTATATCAATAAATTAACTAAATAATCTAATATCAACAAATCAATTGATATAGACAAAacgataaataaaaacaaatgaaaaattataatatttaagatatttaatgaaaatcaTATAATAATATCAAAGCAAgcaatatataaatatattttaacaaataataatatactgAAAAATCATACAACTAtcagataaaataaaaaaaacctatggtaactaaaaaaaaaaaatacatccaaattatattaaaaaaaaaatgataccCATTATGACTAAgataaacaaaatatatttatgaaaatattttgtttaaaagtaaaaatgttCTGAAATTTTCCTAAAAGAtgta
The genomic region above belongs to Plasmodium relictum strain SGS1 genome assembly, chromosome: 10 and contains:
- a CDS encoding transporter, putative, which gives rise to MILDYEKNESKNTDLQDCKRTIIESVNKKKDIEMIDYNINNKNPFQKEVEMINQKIKLSNHDNDYDRKIIKKEVYNLNKLKEEKNNNNNNYKEKDITLVNTEIDTKNVRQIYQQKLNSTQSTMNIDTNPSNSDSDELIDNVDSQMEIFKNKNEQEGVLNVNKEPFDNSLYILDNLDDVSENGKNFTFYQKLKMCFNYFGPGWIVAIAYLDPGNLCSNLNVGLIRSSDRNLEKDYTGYHLLWILIYGHLLGFLFQVLSMKLGHVTGLDLASICYKEFDKKISFFLYIFVQIAVWGAHIQAIVGTFVAINLIFGISVKIAIFYTIFEALIYSFLENKSVKLLENVLSLLIGLLAVCFFINVFMTSINFRELVISVVYPRIPKGKEIDALALLGSIISAHIFYLHTNLTAKKKSVISNTKKLKRYNTLGTIESAGALFLSCLTNCIIVLTFAEVNMKSFDRRDQYSLFTAYEVIKKSFGKISMYIWSFGLLSSGNNSSFMCEYATKSIFEGFLNKKVNTFLRVLFFRFFLFFVVYLFLLYDKYSIDQLTNFINVIQVLLLPLAIVPLYRFSIHKNVLGDFRLKKYFKYFVFLVIIAIIISNLVLTTLDVTQKDISIPTITIMVVFSIIYFYFILFIFNLPITKIYCQENN